The nucleotide sequence TGAAGGTCGTCGGTCTGGCCAGAAGGACATCGCCTCCGGGACTGGATAAGCGACTGCCTTCAAAAGAGCCTCGGCCGGGAAGGAAGGTCAGGTGCCTGCGGCGAAGAAGGTCTCCGAGAACCATGACCCCGAAATTGTGCCGGGTCGCCTGATATCGGCGACCCGGGTTTCCAAGACCCAGGATGACCCGGGTCAGATTCTGATCGTCAAGACGCTTCGAAGCAAAGAAGCGAAGGAGGCTATTCAGCATCTTCTTTGGAAGACCCTTCAGCAGTCTCTTCGCCCTCACCCTCAGCAGCCTCTTCCCCTTCCAGGCCTTCTTCGGGTTCTTCATCTTCTGCCTCGGTACTCAGGCGCGGAGGCGCACAGAGGACGACGGTCTGACTTTCATCGACCAGGAACTCCACATTGGGAACATCCAGGCTTCCCACATGGATAGAGTCATTGATTCCGAGTTCATTGATATCGATCTCAATGAAGTCGGGGATCTCACGGGGCAGGCAACTGACACTGACACTGCGCAGAACCTGCTCGACCGTGCCACCGAAATCCTTTGCACCAATGGCTTCACCGGTCAGGTAAATGGGAATGTCGACATTCAACTTCTGACCGAGCTGGACGCGCTGGAAATCGAGGTGGACATGCTTGCGGCTCACGGGATGGATCTGGTGTTCCCGGATAAGCGTGAGAATCGCTTCATTATCGTCGATTTCCAACTCAATCAGGAAGTTCCCGCCCTTGTGCAGACGAAACATGGTTTCCAGTTCCGTGTTGTTCAACTGGATGGACTCAGAAGGGACTCCGGCACCGTAGAGGTTGCCTGGAATCTGTCCGGAAGCACGCAGTTTGCGGGTGACAGACTTCCCCTTGCCCTGGCGGCTCTGGGCCTTGAGGGATACGGTTTTCATTTCACTCCTCATCGATCCGCCCCGGGCTCTCATGGCCGGGATACGGAAAGCTGGCAATGTCCCGGAAATCCGGGGGTCAAATAAACAAAGAACTTACAGACTCGGCATTATGAATACGTCGAATTGCCTCGGCAAGCAAGGGGGCAATGTCCAAAACCGTGCAATTTCTGGGAAATCTGGATTCCTCTATCCCCAGAGAATCGGTCACGGCAACGCTGGAAAGAGGCGATTCATCGATCCTGTCCTTGGCCGGGCCTGAAAAAACCGCATGGGTGGCGGTGGCGTGAACCGTCAAGGCTCCCTGATCCTTGCAGAGTTTCGAAGCCTCGACCAGAGTTCCGGCAGTGTCGATCATGTCGTCGAAGATAATGACATGTTTCTCTTCAACGCTGCCAATCAGATCCAGACACTCGGACACATTGGGAGCAGGGCGCCTCTTGTCCACAATCGCAAGGTCTGCACCCAGGCGCTTTGCGAAGGCTCGGGCCATCTTCACGCTTCCCACATCGGGAGCGACCACGGCCAGCGGCTCCAGATCCAGCTTGCGAACATGGTCGAGAAGAACCGGTGCGGCCAAAAGGTGGTCGAGAGGAAGATCAAAGAAACCCTGAATCTGCGGGGCATGAAGATCCATGGTGAGAACCCTGTCGGCCCCGGCACCGGCAATCAGGTTGGCCACGAGCTTCGCCGTAATGGGAACCCGCGGGCGATCCTTTCGATCCTGTCGCGCGTAGCCGAAGTAGGGAATCACTGCCGTAACACGATCGGCGGACGCTCTCTTACAGGCATCGATCATCATCAGGAGTTCCAGGAGGTTGTCAGCAGGCGCCGGAGTGGACTGCACGATAAAGGCATCCACGCCCCGGATATTCTCTCCCAGTTGCAGGTGGATTTCCCCGTCGCTGAACTTCTCCGCGGTGGTCTTCGTGAGTGGAAGCCCCAGGGAAGCGGCAATTCTGACTGAAAGGCTCTGACTGGCATTCCCCGACATCAGACGCAGATTGTCCCGGTTCCCGAACATCTCGTTCATCCCTCCACGGTGAAAATGAAATCACCGGCCAGGGCCGGTGATCATAGAATCAAAAGGTTGGGGCGGCAGGATTCGAACCTGCGATTGCCAGTACCAAAAACTGGTGACTTGCCACTTGTCCACGCCCCAGCAAAGGGACTAGTAATCATCGGTGCCGGAAGAAGCAAGAGCTTTTCCCTCCCGCTCCAGGCTCAGTTCCCTGGCATATTCGCCGAGTATCCTCGCCTCAATCCTCTGCCGGGTTTCATTGTTCACAGGATGGGCCACGTCCTGATAGGTTCCGTCATTTCTGCGACGGCTGGGCATGGCCACGAAAGTGCCGTTCGCGCCCTCGATAATCTTCAGACCCCTAACCACGAAGCTGTCCTCAAAGGTAATACTGGCGAAGGCCTTGAGCTTCTCGTCTTCCCTCAGAGAAATCCGGACTTCTGTGATTTCCATCGGATCTCCTGTCCTGCTTCCGTTTCTGCGGATTGAACGTGGCGTCAGACTGTCTCGCACCCTGCGCCCCCGGGATATGGGGCCGCCACCCGGCACTCCCACCGCTCTTTCAGGGCCTCACAAACTTCTTCTGCGCTCTTGATATCCGGGTAGGTGCCGAAAAGACAAGAGCCGCTTCCGGACATGGATACATGAACCGCGCCGGACTCCGTCAGGGCTTCTGCCGCCGTTCCCATGACCGGATAAGATGGGACTACTGCGTCTTCCAGCCGATTTTTGAGAACCATGGCGGGAGACGGGAAACGGGCAAGATACGCCTTAACTTGTTCCACCCTAATTCGATAGGAATGACGTGTCAAGCCCAATTTCACCTGCCCGAAAGCCCAGGTCGTGGAGACAGAGATCCCCGGAAACAGGAGGAGAAAGGCACCGCTGGACAGGGGAACAAGAGGCTCCAGGATCTCCCCTCGCCCCCGTCCGATGGCCGTGCCTCCCCGAAGGAAAAAGGGGACATCGCAACCAAGTTGCAGGGCCAGTTCCGCCATTTGATCCGGGGACAGCTTTAAGCTCCAGAGGCGCGAGATGGCCTTGAGTGTTGCTGCCGCATTACTGCTTCCTCCCCCGAGGCCGGATCCGGTAGGAATTCTCTTGTGGAGACGAACATTGAGTCCCTGTTCCCCAGGGGGTAGCAAGGGGCGCAGGATGTCCCAGGCCTGGCTGACCAGATTGTCCGGTCCGGTGGAAAGGGGAAGCCCCTCGACTTTCATGCGCAGGCCGTCGCGGCCTTTCACCTTGCTAAACTCAAGATCATCCCCGAAATCGATGGCCTGAAAGATGGTCTCCAGATCATGAAAACCATCGGACCGCTGGCGAATAACCTCGAGTCCAAGATTCAGTTTTGCCGGGGCAAATGCGCGAAGAGATTCCTGTGTCATCTAGGTACCCACACTGTAGAGGACGCTGAGAACATAGAGCAGGATGCCAAACTGAAGGGGGCGGTCCCGCAAAAACACTTCGGAGGGGTCTCCCCCGAGATCCCTTCGGTAGATCAGGTAGAAATATCGCATCACTCCATAGGTAACAAAGAAGGCACTGAGCAGGATGTCCTGCCCAAGATGTTCCACGGTCTGCGGCCAGAGTGTGTAGAGTGCATAGGACAGAAGAACCGCTGCTGCAGAAATGCTGAGAAGTTGATCCAGAAGAGGCGCGGTATAGTTTTTCAGGACCCTTCGATGAGACTCCGGCTTCTCCAAATGGAGAAGCTCACTTCGCCGCTTTGCAAATGCCAGAAAAAGGGCACCAAAGAAGGTGGTCACCAGAAGCCAGGGGCTGAGGAAGACAGAGCCGGAATCCGACACGCCGCTTCCCTCGAAACCGGCCACCATTTGAGGAGCCAGCACTGCCACCCCGGCTACGGCCCGCATCACAAAGTTCATCGCAATGCCAAAGACATCGAGAACGACCTGATGCTTCATCCAGGTGGAATAGAGCAGGTTCAGGAGGAAAAAAGCCAGGGCCAGTAAAAAGAAGTTCTTCCCGAGACTCCAGCTCCATACTAGTGCCAGTAAGACGAAAACGGGAAAGGCCGCTCGAAAGAGACCTTCACCCAAACGACCGGAAGCCATGGGGCGGTGACACTTCTTTGGATGACAGCGGTCCTGCTCCAGATCCAGTCGGTCGTTGAAAAGATAGACCGAGCCGGAGAGCAGGCAGAAAACAGCAAAGCCCTGAAAGGCAAGCAGAAGGGAATCCGGGTTGCCGGCCTGCCGGGCAAAGACAACTCCGAAAAGGAGGAGGAAGTTCTTCACCCACTGCCGCGGGCGCATTCCCTCGAAAAGGGCAAGGATTGCGGTCATTCTCCATTCTCCTGTTCCAGGTTCTTGCGATTGAGGATGTCGTGAATCTTGGTCACGAGAAGATCAATGGCAACCTCATTGTGTGCGCCCTCGGGGATAATGAGATCCGCGTATCGCTTGCTTGATTCAACAAACTGAAGATGCATGGGGCGCACCGTTGCCGTGTACTGCCGAATAATGGATTCCAGATCCCTCTCCCGACTCTTCACATCCCGCTGCAATCTCCGGATGAAACGCTCATCGGCATCCGCGTCGATAAAGATCCGGATGTCCATTCGGTCCCGAAGTCGCGCATCCTCCAGAACCAGAATGCCTTCGAGCAGGACAATGTCTCCGGGACCCATGGGCAAACCTTCCTCCTGACGGAGGTGCGTTTCATAGTCGTAGTTCGGCTGCACGATTCTGCGACCGGACTTCAGTTCATCAATGTGTGCGATCAGAAGGTCGGTTTCAAAGGCGGAAGGATGGTCGAAGTTCAACCCCGAGCGCTCTTCAAGGCTCATCTCCGGATAGTGCCGGTAATAGGAATCATGGCTGAGGATGAGCACGCGCTCATAGGGAAAGAAGCTTTGCACCTTGCGGGCCACGCTGGTCTTCCCCGAGCCACTACCCCCGGCAATTCCGATGACAACTGGATCACTCATTTCCCTCTCCCTGCATTCAGGCTATCAGGAGCAGCCTGTCCCTACAAGCCTTCCCTTTCCAGAATTTCATCCACCAGATCACAGAGCATGTGTCCAAGCGTGATATGAGCTTCCTGAATCCAGGCTGTTTCGGCGGAAGGAACCAGGAGGTTGCGCTCACAGAGAGCCAGAAGTTCTCCCCCATCCCGCCCGAGAAGAGCCAGAAGGGAGACTCCCTTCTCCTTCGCACTCTTCGCTGCGGAAACCAGGTTGGGACTCTGACCGCTCGTGGAAATCAAAATCAGGAGATCGCCCTTTTCCAGAAAACCCTCCACCTGTCGGGAGAAGACCTGATCGAATCCGTAGTCATTGGCAATGGAACTGAAGGTAGAGCTGTTGCAAGTGAGGCAATGAACCGCCCGGGCCGGACGCTCAATTCGGAATCGCCCCTCCATCTCAGCAGCAATGTGCTGGGCGTCGGCCGCACTCCCGCCGTTTCCGGCAAGGTAGACTCGGCCCCCTGCAGAGAGAACCTCCGCAATGGCTCTGGCGGAATCGAGAATGCCCTCTTCCATCTCCGAGAGCCTGGACAGGGTTTCCGCATGTCCTTCCAGATGCCGCCGGATTCTCCGGTTCAGATCCATCCCTCTTCCTCCATGTAACGTTCGAGCGCATTTTCCCAGTCCGGCAGGGCATGGCGAAAGGCTTCCAGCCTTCGTGTGGACAGGCGGCTGTCGGCAGGACGCGGGGCAGGAGTGGGATACTCCTCCGAAGAACAGGGCCTCACCCTGCTCTCGTCCAATCCCATCAACTGGGCGATTTTGCGGGCAAAGGCAAACCAGGTCGTTTCACCATGGTTGCTAAGATGGTAGATCCCACTCTCCTGCGATTCGGCAAGTGCCAGAATGCTCTGGGCCGCGTCCCGGGTGAAGGTGGGCCGCCCTTTCTGGTCGTCCACCACTTTCAGCTTCTCGCCCTCATTCAGCCTCAATGCAACACTGCGAACGAAATTCCTGCCCTGGGGACCGAAGAGCCAACTGAGGCGAATCGCAAGCCCCCCTGCTGAAAGGCAGGCCTCCTCGCCCAGGAGTTTCGAACGCCCGTACACTGTTGCGGGTCCTGTCGGGTCATCGACCTCGTAGGGCGCTCCCTTATTCCCGTCAAATACATAGTCGGTGCTGATATAGAGAAAGCGCCAGCCCGATTCCCCGGCCGCATCGGCGAGGAACTTCGTAGCCAGTCCATTGATCTGCAGGGCTTCTTTCTCCCGGGACTCACAGCCATCGACATCGGTCAGTGCCGCAGTGTGAAGGATGAGGTCCGGAGACTGGGAACGGATAAGGGCTACTGCCTCTTCCGGGTTTTCCAGCTTCCAGCGGGGCTGATCAAGCCCCAGGGCGAAATGCCCGCGGGCGGAAGCCTCCTCCAGAAGGCGGCGACCCAGCATGCCTCCCGATCCGGTCACCAGAATCCGCATTATCCCTCCAGGATCTTTGTGATCTCCGAGAGCATCTTGTCATACTCCTCAGCATCGGAAAGACCTGCTTGCGCCATGGCGGCGTTTCCCCCGCCCCGATTTCCCGTCGCCTCGGCTGCCTGTTTTACCAGATTTCCCGCATGGAAACGATCCGTCAGGGTATCGGGCACCAGAACCAGACAGGACAGCTTGCCCCCCGCATCAGCCAGAAGGACTGCCAATGAATCCCGGAGCTTTCCCCGCAGTGAGTCGGCCATGCTGCGAACGGTTTTCGGACTGTCAGCCTCGAGGCGCCCTTCAAAGAGTTCCAGTTCCCCCACCTTCCCCCGGGACTTCAGGATATCTTCACTGCCAGCGGCCGCCTGACGAGCCTGCAGGTTTTCATAGTCCTTTTGCAGCTTGCGAAGTCGCGCCTGAAGCTCCTCCACCTTTGCAGGAACCTCCTTCTCCGCTGACTTGAAAAAGCGGGAGAGGGAAACCAGGCTCTTGCCTCGGGAAGCAAAGAGGCGAATGGCCTCCTGTCCCGTCAGGGCCTCGATGCGGCGGATACCACTGGCGACACTGCTCTCGCCCAGAAGGAGGAAAGATCCGATGGAAGCACTTCCCTGAAGATGGGTTCCTCCGCAAAGTTCCGTCGAGACATCGCCGACACTCACCACACGGACTTCGTCTCCGTATTTTTCACCAAAGAGAGCCGTGGCGCCTTCGCGAAGTGCCTCGTCCCGGCTCATGAGCCGGGTTTTCACGGGGAGTCCCTCCAGAATCCAGTCGTTTACTTTCGACTCCAGCTTGTCGAGTTCTTCCTCCTGAAGGGCCCGTACATGATTGAAATCCAGGCGCAGACGATCCGGTCCCACCCAGCTTCCTGCCTGACTGGCTCCTTCGCCCAGAATGTCGCGAAGTGCTGCATGCAGAAGGTGCGTTGCCGTATGAGCGCGGGCCACGGCCTGACGATGCCCGGAGTCCACGCGGGCCTGAAGTGACGCAGCGGAAAGAAGAGACGGAAGATCCTCGTTTTTCAGGTCTTTCGGCAGACGAAGGCGGTGAAGGTGCCTTTCTCCCCTCTGGGCGACCTCCAGAACCTCCAGTTCGCGGCCGTCTGGCAAAAGCAAAACCCCCCGGTCGGAAACCTGTCCTCCGGCCGCTGCATAGAAGGGAGAAGGGCTCAGGGACAGTTCGGCCTGTCCCTCTTCCAGGAGACGGAACTCTCCGACCCTGCTCTCGGCTTCCAGACTCTCGTAGCCCAGAAAACAGGGATCTCCGACATCACAGAGCTTCTCGAATTCCGCTTCCTGAAGTCCCGGGTCCTCTCCCTCGAACTGGCTGGAACCCTTGGAGAGACTCCGGTCTGCCTCCAGGGCATTCCGGTACGCTTCCTCGTCCACCTGAAAGCCTTCTTCCCCGGCCATCTCACAAGTCATTTCCCAGGGAATGCCAAAGGTGCTGTAGAGACGAAAAACCTCTTCGCCCGGGAGCATGGCAGTCCCTGAAGCACGGGCTGCCTCGATCATCTCCCGGTAGCGTCCCACGCCCTGCTCAAGAGTCTTCAGAAAACTCTCTTCCTCGGACTTCACCAGATCGGCGACCAGATTCTGCTTCTCCCGCAACTCGGGATAGAAGTCGCCCATGAGTGATGCTACTTCTGCGGGCAGGCGATAGAGAAACGGCTCGTGGACATCGAGAGTCCTGAGCGACATCATCGCACGGCGCAGAATTCTTCGAAGCACGTATCCCCTGCCCACATTGGAAGGCACCAGACCTTCGGACAGGGTAAAGGCCAGTGTCCGGGAGTGGTCCGCCACGCGCCGAAGCGCGACCAGTGCTTCGCCCTCATCCGGCCCATCGTATCCGCTGAGTTCCCGGATCCGGTCCATGAGTGGAGTAAAGAGATCGGTTTCAAAGACATTGGTCTTGCCCTGCAACATCAGGAGCATTCGTTCAAGTCCGGATCCCATGTCGATGCCCCGGTTCGGCAGTTCCGGACGGGAGCCGTCGGGCTGCTGGTCGAACTGGGGAAAGACGGAGTTCCAGACTTCCACATAGCGATCATCGAGTCCCGGCCCGCCGCCGATCTGTCCGCCGGCCGCTTCGGGACCGAGATCATAGTAAATCTCACTGCTGGCACCGCAAGCTCCGGTATCTCCGGCCGGACCCCAGAAATTGTCTTCTGCTCCGAGGCGAACAATTCGATCTGCGGGGAAGC is from Candidatus Krumholzibacteriia bacterium and encodes:
- a CDS encoding 50S ribosomal protein L25 — translated: MKTVSLKAQSRQGKGKSVTRKLRASGQIPGNLYGAGVPSESIQLNNTELETMFRLHKGGNFLIELEIDDNEAILTLIREHQIHPVSRKHVHLDFQRVQLGQKLNVDIPIYLTGEAIGAKDFGGTVEQVLRSVSVSCLPREIPDFIEIDINELGINDSIHVGSLDVPNVEFLVDESQTVVLCAPPRLSTEAEDEEPEEGLEGEEAAEGEGEETAEGSSKEDAE
- a CDS encoding ribose-phosphate pyrophosphokinase, with the protein product MFGNRDNLRLMSGNASQSLSVRIAASLGLPLTKTTAEKFSDGEIHLQLGENIRGVDAFIVQSTPAPADNLLELLMMIDACKRASADRVTAVIPYFGYARQDRKDRPRVPITAKLVANLIAGAGADRVLTMDLHAPQIQGFFDLPLDHLLAAPVLLDHVRKLDLEPLAVVAPDVGSVKMARAFAKRLGADLAIVDKRRPAPNVSECLDLIGSVEEKHVIIFDDMIDTAGTLVEASKLCKDQGALTVHATATHAVFSGPAKDRIDESPLSSVAVTDSLGIEESRFPRNCTVLDIAPLLAEAIRRIHNAESVSSLFI
- the spoVG gene encoding septation regulator SpoVG, with product MEITEVRISLREDEKLKAFASITFEDSFVVRGLKIIEGANGTFVAMPSRRRNDGTYQDVAHPVNNETRQRIEARILGEYARELSLEREGKALASSGTDDY
- the ispE gene encoding 4-(cytidine 5'-diphospho)-2-C-methyl-D-erythritol kinase, whose translation is MTQESLRAFAPAKLNLGLEVIRQRSDGFHDLETIFQAIDFGDDLEFSKVKGRDGLRMKVEGLPLSTGPDNLVSQAWDILRPLLPPGEQGLNVRLHKRIPTGSGLGGGSSNAAATLKAISRLWSLKLSPDQMAELALQLGCDVPFFLRGGTAIGRGRGEILEPLVPLSSGAFLLLFPGISVSTTWAFGQVKLGLTRHSYRIRVEQVKAYLARFPSPAMVLKNRLEDAVVPSYPVMGTAAEALTESGAVHVSMSGSGSCLFGTYPDIKSAEEVCEALKERWECRVAAPYPGGAGCETV
- a CDS encoding UbiA prenyltransferase family protein, with translation MTAILALFEGMRPRQWVKNFLLLFGVVFARQAGNPDSLLLAFQGFAVFCLLSGSVYLFNDRLDLEQDRCHPKKCHRPMASGRLGEGLFRAAFPVFVLLALVWSWSLGKNFFLLALAFFLLNLLYSTWMKHQVVLDVFGIAMNFVMRAVAGVAVLAPQMVAGFEGSGVSDSGSVFLSPWLLVTTFFGALFLAFAKRRSELLHLEKPESHRRVLKNYTAPLLDQLLSISAAAVLLSYALYTLWPQTVEHLGQDILLSAFFVTYGVMRYFYLIYRRDLGGDPSEVFLRDRPLQFGILLYVLSVLYSVGT
- the udk gene encoding uridine kinase → MSDPVVIGIAGGSGSGKTSVARKVQSFFPYERVLILSHDSYYRHYPEMSLEERSGLNFDHPSAFETDLLIAHIDELKSGRRIVQPNYDYETHLRQEEGLPMGPGDIVLLEGILVLEDARLRDRMDIRIFIDADADERFIRRLQRDVKSRERDLESIIRQYTATVRPMHLQFVESSKRYADLIIPEGAHNEVAIDLLVTKIHDILNRKNLEQENGE
- a CDS encoding SIS domain-containing protein — translated: MDLNRRIRRHLEGHAETLSRLSEMEEGILDSARAIAEVLSAGGRVYLAGNGGSAADAQHIAAEMEGRFRIERPARAVHCLTCNSSTFSSIANDYGFDQVFSRQVEGFLEKGDLLILISTSGQSPNLVSAAKSAKEKGVSLLALLGRDGGELLALCERNLLVPSAETAWIQEAHITLGHMLCDLVDEILEREGL
- the rfbD gene encoding dTDP-4-dehydrorhamnose reductase, translating into MRILVTGSGGMLGRRLLEEASARGHFALGLDQPRWKLENPEEAVALIRSQSPDLILHTAALTDVDGCESREKEALQINGLATKFLADAAGESGWRFLYISTDYVFDGNKGAPYEVDDPTGPATVYGRSKLLGEEACLSAGGLAIRLSWLFGPQGRNFVRSVALRLNEGEKLKVVDDQKGRPTFTRDAAQSILALAESQESGIYHLSNHGETTWFAFARKIAQLMGLDESRVRPCSSEEYPTPAPRPADSRLSTRRLEAFRHALPDWENALERYMEEEGWI
- the alaS gene encoding alanine--tRNA ligase, with product MTHVELRKLFLNFFVERGHRHVPSSSLVPAEDPTLLFTTAGMVQFKSFYSTTGDLPYRRATTIQKCLRAGGKDSDLENVGHSPRHLTFFEMLGQFSFGDYFKEEAIAMAWEFFGELDVDRSRLWVSVFQEDDDAEEIWKKVGFPADRIVRLGAEDNFWGPAGDTGACGASSEIYYDLGPEAAGGQIGGGPGLDDRYVEVWNSVFPQFDQQPDGSRPELPNRGIDMGSGLERMLLMLQGKTNVFETDLFTPLMDRIRELSGYDGPDEGEALVALRRVADHSRTLAFTLSEGLVPSNVGRGYVLRRILRRAMMSLRTLDVHEPFLYRLPAEVASLMGDFYPELREKQNLVADLVKSEEESFLKTLEQGVGRYREMIEAARASGTAMLPGEEVFRLYSTFGIPWEMTCEMAGEEGFQVDEEAYRNALEADRSLSKGSSQFEGEDPGLQEAEFEKLCDVGDPCFLGYESLEAESRVGEFRLLEEGQAELSLSPSPFYAAAGGQVSDRGVLLLPDGRELEVLEVAQRGERHLHRLRLPKDLKNEDLPSLLSAASLQARVDSGHRQAVARAHTATHLLHAALRDILGEGASQAGSWVGPDRLRLDFNHVRALQEEELDKLESKVNDWILEGLPVKTRLMSRDEALREGATALFGEKYGDEVRVVSVGDVSTELCGGTHLQGSASIGSFLLLGESSVASGIRRIEALTGQEAIRLFASRGKSLVSLSRFFKSAEKEVPAKVEELQARLRKLQKDYENLQARQAAAGSEDILKSRGKVGELELFEGRLEADSPKTVRSMADSLRGKLRDSLAVLLADAGGKLSCLVLVPDTLTDRFHAGNLVKQAAEATGNRGGGNAAMAQAGLSDAEEYDKMLSEITKILEG